Sequence from the Pecten maximus chromosome 8, xPecMax1.1, whole genome shotgun sequence genome:
gacttttaaaagatgtataaacatgttcggagaattacgaattctcaagtttgaattggttagtataccgctaaacaattaccaggtgtgaaattacggtccacaagctcgtcacacctgtcactgcaccacaggtgtccgtgatttctggtgttctaatcgacacacgccgataattgcttgtgagttcacgcgtttggtttctgtgcacttcaaaggagttccgaagacatgcttttacaggttgtttgtacataaactgagcttgaattttattaagaattgcgtttatactatagggaatacattttcaagttgttgaaatcaaacacattatttttggaattcagtgagtttcgttttcaatacaaacgaaaaaaatcatatctcaaaggtttgtcttTAGAATAGTTAACCTaaattacctcattcatatatatacccatgaagttgaaatttactctatgaatcttgtctgggagttactgatctttcatggacacgtttatcaattgcggacaattacccaaaaatcacaaataacggtataatttatgttttggctaattaaaaaaaaatgattagcatttatttcacatcttgaatgaattgcattttaaacttgtgttactagaagtattataaccgaaatcaatactggtacatttgtatgtaacaaacctGTCATGCccccataataaaggctatatgatgtaagtcgttataaactgccggttattcaaatgtcatacatgttacaacgacccttttaaaataaaaaaatataaataaaatattttaatataaatgttatatacaacctgttataatagaaaataggtaagataatacacgttgtatttggcccgttataatagaaaattagtaagatgttacatgttgtgtatggctcgttatgagagaaaattagtgagatgctacatgtcgtttaaaaagaaaattatatgtgcctggtttcggtagcacttgttattaactaattcacaaatataactcagagagtttattcagcactttcatttttgttgtcttattcgcattaattacaggcacgtgttcacgtttgtttctatatatttcctatatggcggctccgatcgtgttcaacctgtgacgtcacaggtcagaggtcaccaaaacgaggtattcggctttgggcttcaggtgtgttttcgagaaaaatcacaattactcggaaatgggtcggccgattttaatgcggttttctgcattcttgtttattaatcaataccaataacatattaaaataaaaaattttcgttcagggtacactttaagtaCAGGTTCAAAATCAGGTCTTATTGTTTTTgagaattacatgtattttatgaaagCAGCATATTTGACCCCGTGGCCTTGAAGCAGTCCTTAAAAAGATCTTTGTCAATTTAGCAATGGCAACCTTAAATAAAGGTCAAAGCTATTCATTTTAACTTGTCATCTCTATACACTAGCATATCTCACATACCAAATAATACGTTTTTAGTCTGGTAGCTCTTTATCGCAGGATAATATCAGAGTCTGTTGGTCTCAATGTTTGAGAAATTTAAAGATGTATGCCTCTTTGGCCCTTCAGTGACcatgaatgtaggtcaaggtcatttattgaaCAAAGGACCTGTTACAGGTTACATTGATTTTTGCCCACGAGCCAACTTAATAATTACCAGGTGATATATGAAGTGCTATATGAGACAACCCATGAAATAtgctttaaaaaattcaaaaggtccCAGGGGCCTGTTCCATGACCATTTTAATATCACCCGACATGGGCGTGTGACAGGGTTCCATTTTTAGTCAAAATAACGGACATTTAACTTGTTTTGCTTCAAAAAGTTATCATTTTCTTTGTCTCATTGTCTCATATGGTACTACAAATATCATCCTGTAATTATTAAATTGGTTCAAATGTGTACCGGCCGGTTTAGGCTATGGGACAGATTTCAACACATTTGTATACGAAACGTTTATCATTTTGTGATAAAAAGCGTCCCATGGTCATTCTCGGCCGTGAGATTCGGTACATGCACTTTTGATTAAGTGACCAGCTGGTACCGGCTTTCGTATCATTCTCAACACTTTATAGAATCTTTGTCACAACCACATGAATGGTCGTAGAGTAACCGTCAGAAACCCTGTAGTGGCGATCGGAAACGGTGAAACTATCAGGTCAGACTGTTAAAATGATCAAGAACGACACCAATTTTCAATTCAGTAACTTTTATTACATAAAAACAATGgttgatatttacaaatgatttgTACACAACATGACTATACAGGGTGGTGATTTCCAAAGTAACAATGGTACGTTTGACCCTTGTTAGGTCACCTAtcatatgtatgttataattagtgtatttacaaaacaagaaatatctgtaaaaaagataaatggcatagtttttaatgtttgtggttataatgtaatactgatggtgaaataaattaacgaactaatgcgtttctGCACCGATATTAAAATGATATcgttttgaatcatttttggttaTAATAAGATtacatttgaatcaggaatataattttattaatgtgtcatttgaaaagatacagccacttattcagcttgcattcaatcttaactttgtttcgtttttaattgAATATCAGCATTTTACATTTACCGCTACATCGACCAATCACATTATTCATATTGACCAGTAACTCCatctgtcgcgtcatatccgggaccaaaagaatagtatacggctatgccgaaaaaaatacattgttagGGTTAtcccaatttttttttggggggggggggggggtgaacAGGTTTCGGACGACCCACTGGAGGAGGTAGGGGAAGTCAGGTTATACACCTAAATCAGATACAGGGATGTGGATTTCAGGGTTGATATGaatcacacgcatgcatttcTAGGTCAGATAAATGTGCATTGATACTTGTACTGTAATCACGGACTTAGATAAACACACCTTTGTccgtaaaataaaacattgttattaAATCAATCATGAATACTAGGTATCACTAACATTTTCATATGATGGGAACAAACAGTTCAATGAAAGAATAGGGCAAACACATTCTATGATTGTTGATAAAAGAATCCATCAGAAGAAAATTTCGGccatgataataaaatataaagttaatgTTGTTTAAGTCCACTGATATAAACTGTCTGTACCCTCACTCAAGGTTGAGTCACTCAGTCACTATAATACTTGAGGAGTTTGAGTCCCCACCCTCCTGTATCTAACTCTAAGTTTGACCACAACACATCACCCTTCTGTATACCTACTACTCCCTGTTCtcctttgtttgtgtgaagtgtttTTATGTACTTCCCTGCTCCACTTATCAGTTCTATTGTGTTCCTTGTCTTGTCAgcaataacaatattacccTTACTGTCATATACAACTGTACTAGCACCAAACTTGTCTGGTGTGACCGACTTCTGTTCTTGTTTCCCCTCCCACTGGTCCTCTATCCCCTCCCCCCGGTAATGGACCAGGGGCTGGAGTGTTGGGCTGAACACAATGATGAGACGCCTGAAGTTGGATGAAATGGAGCCCCCGCCGATATGTTTACCAGCGACTGCAGCTATGTTACCCGTAACACTACATTGTGATATTGACTTTACAAACCCCGTCCCTGACCCCTCCTCAATGTGTGTATGTAACACCTGACCGTCTATTGTGTACATCACCACCTTGTACCCCTGTATATAATCCCGTGTACCCACCACTACCCGACCCTCCCTGGTCACACACAGACTGGCTGGGTAATCATCTGTATAAAACcttgtgactgttgtatatggTGTAGATACTTCACAGATAGTGTTATCTCTAAAACAACAGAACCACAGACGGCCTGTGGTGGGGTCCAGACTGATGTCCTGTATGACACTGTTGTGTTGTATCGTCTGTATGACCCGACCTTTCTTGTTAATGAGATTTACTGTGTTGGTGTCATAGTAACACAGCCACGCACATCCATCAGATGTAGGGCAGATCGATGTGATGTGATCCGGGTATGAGAACTGATATTTGACCTTAGGACGATCACGAAGTTTGTACCGGACTTCTCTAGAGGATGCTTGACCAGCCTCTGTAGACTGTTTTGGTCGGACTACTGGACGTTGGTCGGAGTGACCACCAGATGCTGACCCTGCCTGGAGATGGTCGGTTGGGAGTTCCATGTTCCCGAGGGCCTGTTTCAAGTGACTTAGTCTCTCCATACCCGGAGTAAACTCGGCAATTTTTATGTTAGGTGTTGGTGGGATGTTGGGATCCAGTTCCCGGATTTCTGATACCGAGTCGTACACGAGTACTTCGGTTCCTGTCTGGAGAGTCTGTTTATATTCTGATGAGAGTTTATTCAAAGTATCCAACCTCCTCTCCAGGTCTGTGATGTGTGTCTGGATGAGGTCCGTGTCCGCCACCTCCATCTTATTATAAATCGATACATACTGTGCTGCAATTTCATCTAATTCTTTTTTACATTTCTCAGTATTCTCGATGACGTTTTTACGACGTTTTTCGTACTCAGTTTTGCATAAAAGTAATTTTGTTCGAGATGAAGTTATTTCCTCGTTCAATTTTGGAATATTTACGTTTTCTGTGTCATTGATAAAGTCCgtaataatatttgttttttcttttttgattttCGACAGTTCTGAGAAACTGTCGAAGTGAAGTTTATGGCTTGAAAGGATACATGTTGTGCATATTAATACATCACACGTTTTGCACACAAAAATAACATCGTTATCTTTGTGGACATGACATTTCTTTTGTCCTTTTACCCTTACGGCTAATTGTGCGCGGTTTGCCATGGTTACAGATAGATGTAGAATTGGGGGGAAAATTGAGAGGTGGCGGCTGTTGTAAATCCTGTTGTCCCTGTATAACAAAGAAATGTCAGAATTATTATCAAACATCTAAATTATATTAGGTAAATACAACGTCCGTATGGAATAGAATTTAACTCTCCCATAGGGCAGATCAAAATAAATGTACTCTCTATCACATAAACATTTCACTACATCAAAAGAGGGAAAGGTTTCTCCACAATATTTTTCTAAATCAGCACATCCGGGCAGCCCACGGACAGGAgaaattataatgtattatacatacAGAATATTAAGTTTTATGTGCAAGGTAATtagttgtacatacaagatGATATATTCTACGTACAAGATCAGATGTTGTACGTGTACAAGATATTAGTCTTTTAACTCGACTGCAGTGAGGTTACCACCAGCTGAATGGCTTTTCCCGGGATGATAAAAGCAACAAAATATAATGATTGATTTAAATGGGAGTTTTACGCTAGATAAAGAGACtaaaataagaaagaaaaaataacgTTTTTGacactacatatatgtacttacaGACGCTTATTGGAGTCTTAAAATAAAGCCAATGTGCTCCGCTCCCTGGCTTCTTGTTGAAAATTGATGTCCTCTGAGAGATAGGGAGGTACTGCCTGTTTGATATAAAAGTATAATGATAAACATTTGTTTCCGTTATAAGACAACATGGCATacaagagatccaagagggatccttggcgcccaccattaaATGTTCTTTATCGGTTCTTTGTAAGTCTGATTTGTTCTCTACATTAATGGCCTGATAACAAGGAgaatatgaaatctaagaaagaTCTAAACGttagaaaaaaattgtgtgaattagaaatacatgtagtataaatAGCAATGATTTTCAACTTTCagtcaattttaattttgttttctgggtCAGATTCAAGAtcaaataaacacaataaactAACCGAGGGAAACGTCcatataaagtttgaaacaAGGAGAACCTGCATATGAGTTCTTCTAACAGAGAGCTAAGAAGAATTTCCTGGGACTTAGGAAacagcacagggacctgacacgAATTCCCTACCCACGGACCGTATGATATATATGGACCGTGGTTTGGGAATTCGTGCCAAATCTCTGTGGGACATTGCAATACTAAATTTCAACTGtcaaccattttgttttctggacCAGACTCCAAATGAGTACACCTAGCGaccaaggaaaacctacatatacaatttgagagaaagaaaaaaactttccaggacttctcaagaaataactATGACaggattgtttacggacgacaggacggacggacggacgacgtaggcgatttgaatagcccatcaTCTCGTGATGGTTGGCTAACAAGGTGTAACTAAAATAGTCAATAGCTAAGTATGAAATTATCACAATATTTCAAAGGATTTTTTTGGTGTTTTAATTATCTAGGTCTTTCATACCTGATATTGTAGACCAGGATTATTCGGGTTCCTGTTGTGGCAATGCAATATCGCTGATGACTTTTGTAAgtgttttgctttgttttttggTGTGTTTTTTAAACGTTTAATTCTATTTCCTTTATAGGATGACAAAATGtggtaatttttgttttattctgcAGAAAATACGAGAAAATAAACACATTATACTATGTCTATTTGTGATCGTTTGTAACTTatttgtgtcttgataaaggggcagattgcctcgaatattcgacaatttacttgtctgtagtgtcgttattactacttgacaattatatattatatatttctagtaatacgtATCCAGtgaacatttgtttgttaggatccactaccaatattggaccataccgtcgtaattacttactagacccatatatatttctctcgatacaactacgacaggaaattcaaatctatatcgtcgggtcaccaacacatagtgtatatgatacattgtgcttatcaatagatatataacatagtaacacaaatgacgaaagAAGACAcctttttgactcgtgccctgaccgggcctcgaactcacaatctacggcacccaatcgcctagccagaaatacccacagcttataccgctgcgccacatcgacGTTCTAAAAAAatcgtttcaatggcgcagtaaTATTCGGCCCGATaacctgacatgatcattgtggaagtcgtctattagatgatatgaatacctggatcacAATGGTTTTACAAGAAtggatacatatatacataacatagtaacacaaatgacgaaggaagacaactttttgactcgtgccctgaccgggcctcgaactcacgatctacggcacccaatcgcctagccagaaatacccgccGCTTATTCCGGGTGTAGACCGTTGTGGTGTGAtgtgtgacagtatatattaagTGTCATTGTCTGTTTTCATAACGTTATACACAGACAAACACCACTTGAATAAACTCAAGTACCTGCTACGTCCGTGCCATCGTCGCTGTGCTCCAATTTTGCAATTGTTCATTTCCGCTGTAATTTTAAATGAAGTGTTCAGCTTTTCctgtttttcaataaatacatgatCGATCGATTTTCAATCTATACGAATTATGAATAGAGCGGAAGTGACGTAAGACGTATGACTTATCAGGAATGAGAATCACTCGcgtcaaaatctaaaaatttcTCAGTAGACTGATATACTAGGGTGAATTTTATGTCGCAGAAACTTGCTATGGACTAACCCTTTCGTGGCCAGAATTTTACTTTACCAGAAATGACGTAACAATTGCTGATGCCAAAAATCTATGACGTGGCACACACTTCCCTGATCCCGATAGTGCGGTTTGGGGAGTGCTGTTTTCGGCTTAACATTGATTCATGCTTGACAAAGCTGACTAGCCTATTTTACTACAATTGACCGTAATACTTAGTGGTTTATAAATATAGTAATGAAgtaagttttgtttatttttttaaatttcaagcGATCGGACtgaacatatatacaataaaaacagCAAAGCAATGTACTATCTGCATATAATGACACTATACTTCTACACAAAGTTTGAATAAAGGAAGGTATCAAAATAAACCTAAACTATTGTGTTCAAATTTgctaaagaataaaaaaaaaatatatatatatatccttacaCAGACCCTGCCttacacacagaccctcccccacacagccttccttacacacagaccctcccccacacaGCCATTCTTATacacagaccctcccccacaaagccttccttacacacagaccctcccccacacagccttccttacacacagaccctcccccacacagaccctcccccacATAGCCTTCCTTAAACACAGACCTTTCCCCACACAGCTTTTCttacacacagaccctcccccacAAAGCCTTCTttacacacagaccctccccACACAGCCTTCCttacacacagaccctcccccacacagccttccttacacacagaccctcccTAACACAGCCttccttacacacagacactccCCCACACAGCCTTCCttacacacagaccctccccAACACAGACCCTCCCCAACACAGACCCTCCCACACACAGACCCTCCCACACAAAGACTCTCCCCcaca
This genomic interval carries:
- the LOC117333746 gene encoding uncharacterized protein LOC117333746, which produces MANRAQLAVRVKGQKKCHVHKDNDVIFVCKTCDVLICTTCILSSHKLHFDSFSELSKIKKEKTNIITDFINDTENVNIPKLNEEITSSRTKLLLCKTEYEKRRKNVIENTEKCKKELDEIAAQYVSIYNKMEVADTDLIQTHITDLERRLDTLNKLSSEYKQTLQTGTEVLVYDSVSEIRELDPNIPPTPNIKIAEFTPGMERLSHLKQALGNMELPTDHLQAGSASGGHSDQRPVVRPKQSTEAGQASSREVRYKLRDRPKVKYQFSYPDHITSICPTSDGCAWLCYYDTNTVNLINKKGRVIQTIQHNSVIQDISLDPTTGRLWFCCFRDNTICEVSTPYTTVTRFYTDDYPASLCVTREGRVVVGTRDYIQGYKVVMYTIDGQVLHTHIEEGSGTGFVKSISQCSVTGNIAAVAGKHIGGGSISSNFRRLIIVFSPTLQPLVHYRGEGIEDQWEGKQEQKSVTPDKFGASTVVYDSKGNIVIADKTRNTIELISGAGKYIKTLHTNKGEQGVVGIQKGDVLWSNLELDTGGWGLKLLKYYSD